One region of Mycolicibacterium rhodesiae NBB3 genomic DNA includes:
- a CDS encoding DUF808 domain-containing protein, whose protein sequence is MSAGLFGLLDDVAALARLAAASVDDVGAAAGRATAKAAGVVIDDTAVTPQYVHGITADRELPMIRRIAIGSLRNKLIFILPAALLLSEFAPWLVTPILMLGATYLCYEGAEKVLGWFTGHDSHAAPTATSGPDAEKQMTAGAIRTDFILSAEIMVIALNEVATERFWSRFVILVVVAIVITAAVYGVVALIVKMDDIGLNLAQRSSTFAQKVGRGLVAAMPKLLSALSTIGTVAMLWVGGHILLLGTDTVGWHAPYGFVHHLEDLINSAVTDSVDGVLAWLANTAISALVGLVVGGVVLAIVHVLPFGKKQHDKH, encoded by the coding sequence ATGAGCGCGGGCCTGTTCGGACTTCTCGACGACGTTGCCGCCCTTGCTCGACTGGCCGCAGCCTCGGTGGACGACGTCGGCGCTGCGGCAGGCCGGGCGACCGCCAAGGCGGCTGGGGTCGTCATCGATGACACCGCGGTGACGCCGCAGTACGTGCACGGCATCACCGCGGACCGCGAACTGCCGATGATCAGACGAATCGCCATCGGGTCGCTGAGAAACAAGCTGATTTTCATCCTGCCCGCGGCCTTGCTGCTCAGCGAGTTCGCGCCGTGGCTGGTGACACCGATCCTGATGTTGGGCGCCACCTACCTCTGCTACGAAGGCGCCGAGAAGGTGCTGGGATGGTTCACCGGACACGACTCCCACGCGGCACCGACCGCGACCTCGGGCCCGGACGCTGAAAAGCAGATGACGGCGGGCGCGATCCGCACCGACTTCATCCTGTCCGCCGAGATCATGGTGATCGCGTTGAACGAGGTGGCCACCGAGAGGTTCTGGTCACGCTTCGTGATCCTCGTTGTGGTCGCCATCGTCATCACCGCGGCGGTGTACGGGGTGGTCGCGCTGATCGTGAAGATGGACGACATCGGCCTGAACCTCGCGCAGCGCTCGTCGACGTTCGCGCAGAAGGTCGGTCGCGGCCTGGTCGCCGCGATGCCCAAACTTCTGTCGGCCCTTTCGACCATCGGCACGGTGGCGATGCTCTGGGTCGGCGGCCACATCCTGCTGCTGGGAACGGACACCGTCGGCTGGCATGCGCCCTACGGATTCGTGCACCACCTCGAGGACCTGATCAACAGCGCGGTCACCGACAGCGTCGACGGTGTGCTGGCCTGGCTGGCCAACACCGCGATCTCAGCGTTGGTCGGACTGGTCGTCGGCGGGGTCGTGCTGGCGATCGTGCACGTGCTGCCGTTCGGTAAGAAGCAGCACGACAAGCACTGA
- a CDS encoding FAD-dependent oxidoreductase, whose product MSALKILVVGAGAGGISAARGLLRDGHDVSVFEQRSDTRPGGGAVTIWPNGATVLQQLGVDMDGAGQVLSTVRIATSAGRSLVNIDVRAIADRLGGYVRMVPRRVLLDRLLADFPADRIRCNSRAVAVVDTPEGVRIEFEDGGHAEGDVLIGADGLHSTVRHLAGAKPAEPTGWCSWQGLITMPHIAESAAAVQIIGAQGSLGLWPAGGCDLQWWFDLKWTPDFVRPERPIDVIRSNFAGWSEAVDDVLARLTDDDLAASPFPHFRHPIPRASRSSAVTLLGDAAHTMPPVLAQGTNQALLDTMVLRQALSGLHAGSEHGNGDLPGALRWYEKTRRRRLAAVSWTASRPVSQNERVLRYARIPDSLATWVITVLLRSTSHRRIAADVDRDLCRRVVTTRR is encoded by the coding sequence ATGAGCGCTTTGAAGATCCTCGTTGTCGGCGCCGGGGCCGGCGGTATTTCGGCCGCTCGGGGATTACTGCGAGATGGACACGATGTGAGCGTCTTCGAACAGCGATCGGACACCCGACCGGGCGGTGGTGCGGTGACCATCTGGCCCAACGGAGCAACGGTGCTTCAACAGCTCGGCGTCGACATGGACGGAGCTGGGCAGGTGTTGTCCACCGTGCGAATCGCCACATCTGCCGGTCGCTCGTTGGTCAACATCGACGTGAGGGCGATCGCGGACAGGCTGGGCGGATACGTCCGAATGGTCCCCCGCCGCGTCTTGCTCGATCGCCTGCTGGCCGACTTTCCGGCAGATCGCATCCGGTGCAATTCCCGTGCAGTCGCGGTTGTCGATACCCCGGAGGGGGTGCGGATCGAGTTCGAAGACGGCGGTCATGCCGAAGGGGATGTACTGATCGGTGCGGATGGTCTGCACTCGACGGTCCGACATCTGGCCGGGGCGAAACCCGCGGAGCCCACCGGTTGGTGCAGCTGGCAGGGGTTGATCACCATGCCTCATATCGCGGAAAGTGCTGCCGCAGTGCAGATCATCGGCGCGCAGGGAAGCCTCGGCCTGTGGCCCGCGGGTGGCTGTGACCTCCAGTGGTGGTTCGACCTGAAATGGACACCAGATTTCGTCCGGCCGGAACGTCCTATCGATGTGATCCGGTCCAACTTCGCGGGGTGGTCCGAGGCGGTCGATGACGTACTCGCGAGATTGACCGATGACGATCTGGCGGCCTCGCCTTTCCCACACTTTCGGCATCCGATTCCCCGCGCGTCGCGGTCATCCGCGGTGACGTTGCTCGGCGATGCCGCACACACGATGCCCCCGGTCCTCGCGCAGGGGACCAATCAGGCACTGCTGGACACGATGGTGTTGCGCCAGGCGCTCTCAGGTTTGCACGCGGGATCTGAGCACGGCAACGGCGATCTCCCCGGCGCGCTGCGGTGGTACGAGAAGACCAGGAGACGCAGGCTGGCCGCCGTGTCGTGGACGGCATCGCGGCCGGTGTCCCAGAACGAGCGGGTCCTGAGATACGCGAGAATCCCGGACTCGTTGGCCACCTGGGTGATTACGGTGCTTCTGCGGTCGACGAGCCACCGGCGAATCGCGGCGGACGTCGACCGCGACCTGTGCAGGCGCGTTGTTACCACCCGCAGATAG